From the genome of Cytobacillus firmus, one region includes:
- the spo0A gene encoding sporulation transcription factor Spo0A, with product MKKIKVCVVDDNRELVGLLEEYISSQEDMEVAGVAHNGQDCLDILEQTQPDVLVLDIIMPHLDGLAVLEKMRELNLNALPNVIMLTAFGQEDVTKKAVDLGASYFILKPFDMDNLASHIRQVSGKSSSFLRKPVPSYRPQAEAKPKNLDASITSIIHEIGVPAHIKGYLYLREAISMVYNDIELLGSITKVLYPDIAKKFNTTASRVERAIRHAIEVAWSRGNIDSISSLFGYTVSMTKAKPTNSEFIAMVADKLRLEHKAS from the coding sequence GTGAAGAAAATAAAAGTTTGTGTTGTGGATGATAATAGGGAGCTGGTCGGGCTTTTAGAGGAATATATATCTTCTCAGGAGGATATGGAAGTTGCGGGTGTTGCACATAATGGACAGGATTGCCTCGACATTTTAGAGCAGACACAGCCTGATGTTCTTGTGCTGGATATCATCATGCCTCACTTGGATGGACTTGCTGTACTCGAGAAAATGAGAGAATTAAATTTGAATGCACTTCCTAATGTAATTATGCTTACTGCATTCGGCCAGGAGGATGTCACCAAAAAGGCAGTGGATTTAGGAGCATCTTACTTTATTCTTAAACCATTTGATATGGACAATTTGGCAAGCCATATCCGTCAGGTCAGCGGAAAATCCAGCTCTTTTCTCCGCAAACCCGTTCCATCTTACCGTCCCCAGGCAGAAGCAAAGCCGAAGAACCTGGATGCCAGCATTACCAGCATCATTCATGAAATTGGCGTACCTGCTCATATTAAAGGATACTTATATCTTCGTGAAGCGATTTCAATGGTGTACAATGATATCGAACTTCTCGGTTCCATTACAAAAGTGCTGTACCCTGATATTGCTAAAAAATTTAATACGACTGCAAGCCGGGTTGAACGTGCGATCCGCCATGCGATTGAAGTTGCTTGGAGCCGCGGCAATATAGATTCAATTTCCTCTCTTTTTGGGTATACAGTCAGCATGACCAAAGCCAAGCCGACAAATTCCGAGTTTATTGCCATGGTCGCCGATAAACTTCGTCTCGAGCATAAGGCTTCTTGA
- the buk gene encoding butyrate kinase has protein sequence MLEQEHRILVINPGSTSTKIGVFDNEISVLEKTLRHDADVINSYESIIDQYEFRKQTILETLDHEGINISKLSAVCGRGGLLRPIEGGTYSVNDAMLGDLRAGFAGQHASNLGGILAYEIASGLNIPSFIVDPVVVDELDPIARISGFSMIERKSIFHALNQKAVARRVAKELGKKYEELNLIVTHMGGGITVGAHKKGRVVDVNNGLHGDGPFSPERAGTVPAGDLVGLCYSGSFYREEVMKKLVGQGGLVGYLGTNDAVKVEKMIENGDEKAKLVYSAMAYQVAKEIGSASAVLGGKVDAIILTGGLAYGKGFVKEISERINWIADVIVQPGENELQALAEGALRVLRGEETEKEYPGKTAGKAALK, from the coding sequence GTGCTAGAACAAGAACATCGAATTCTCGTCATCAATCCGGGATCCACTTCAACTAAGATTGGAGTTTTCGATAATGAGATCTCTGTCCTGGAGAAGACATTACGCCATGATGCAGATGTCATTAACTCATATGAAAGTATTATCGATCAGTATGAATTCCGTAAACAGACCATTTTAGAGACGCTGGATCATGAAGGAATCAATATTTCCAAATTAAGTGCAGTGTGCGGCCGCGGCGGGCTTCTTCGCCCAATTGAAGGAGGCACATATTCTGTTAATGATGCAATGCTTGGGGATCTTCGTGCCGGTTTTGCTGGCCAGCATGCTTCTAACCTTGGCGGAATCCTGGCATATGAGATTGCTTCGGGTTTAAATATTCCATCGTTCATTGTTGATCCGGTTGTGGTTGATGAACTGGACCCAATTGCCCGTATTTCAGGCTTTTCAATGATAGAAAGAAAAAGTATTTTCCATGCTTTGAATCAGAAAGCTGTTGCCAGGAGAGTGGCCAAGGAGCTCGGCAAAAAGTATGAGGAGCTTAACCTGATCGTCACACATATGGGCGGAGGTATTACTGTTGGCGCTCATAAAAAAGGCAGAGTAGTGGATGTCAATAACGGACTTCATGGAGACGGGCCGTTCAGTCCGGAACGGGCAGGTACAGTACCTGCCGGTGATCTGGTGGGACTTTGCTACTCCGGCAGCTTTTATCGTGAAGAAGTGATGAAGAAACTTGTTGGACAAGGTGGCCTTGTTGGTTATCTGGGAACAAATGATGCTGTAAAGGTTGAAAAGATGATTGAAAACGGAGATGAGAAAGCAAAGCTTGTCTACTCCGCAATGGCTTATCAGGTGGCTAAGGAGATTGGTTCTGCCAGTGCAGTGCTTGGCGGAAAGGTTGATGCCATTATCCTTACAGGCGGTCTCGCCTATGGCAAGGGCTTTGTAAAAGAAATCAGTGAGCGGATTAACTGGATAGCAGATGTCATCGTCCAGCCTGGTGAAAATGAGCTTCAGGCACTTGCGGAAGGTGCACTTCGCGTCTTGCGCGGTGAAGAGACTGAAAAAGAATATCCCGGAAAAACAGCTGGGAAAGCAGCATTGAAATAG
- a CDS encoding YycC family protein yields MKPLQISPETALKLAEKLNLPLEQIMHMPQHILIQKMMELEKEENK; encoded by the coding sequence GTGAAGCCGCTGCAGATATCACCGGAAACAGCATTAAAGCTCGCTGAAAAACTTAATCTTCCTCTTGAGCAAATCATGCACATGCCTCAGCATATCCTGATCCAAAAAATGATGGAGCTTGAGAAAGAAGAAAACAAATAA
- the yqiS gene encoding phosphate butyryltransferase has translation MTLDSLLTKATQYGEKTVAVAAAEDEEVLEAVSEAIKLNLASFLLFGDEEKIRKILDEKHSEAAESPKVKIVHAESSAHAAELSVRAVKDQKANVLMKGNIPTAGILKAVLNKEFGLRTGNVLSHVAVFEVPGFERFTIVTDAAMNIAPDLNQKAQILKNAVYIAKSIGIEKPLAAPIAAVEAVNPAMQATLDAAALTLMNQRGQIKDCIVDGPLALDNAISFEAAEHKGIKSKVAGQADILLVPTIEVGNALYKSLVYFAKAKVGAVIAGATAPIVLTSRADSAESKVYSLALAICSAK, from the coding sequence ATGACATTGGATTCGCTTCTAACGAAAGCAACCCAATATGGTGAGAAAACGGTAGCCGTAGCTGCAGCGGAAGACGAAGAAGTTCTCGAAGCAGTTTCTGAAGCAATTAAGCTGAACTTAGCAAGCTTTCTATTATTCGGGGATGAAGAAAAAATCCGCAAAATCCTGGACGAGAAGCATAGCGAAGCAGCCGAAAGCCCTAAAGTTAAAATCGTGCACGCAGAATCATCTGCGCATGCAGCGGAATTGTCAGTAAGGGCTGTGAAGGATCAGAAGGCCAATGTGCTGATGAAGGGTAATATTCCGACGGCAGGCATTTTAAAAGCTGTCTTAAATAAAGAATTTGGCTTAAGAACAGGAAATGTTTTATCACATGTGGCTGTTTTTGAGGTCCCAGGCTTTGAACGGTTTACAATCGTAACGGATGCAGCTATGAATATTGCGCCAGATCTTAATCAAAAAGCACAAATCCTGAAAAATGCAGTTTATATTGCAAAAAGCATTGGGATTGAAAAACCTCTCGCAGCCCCAATTGCTGCAGTAGAGGCGGTTAATCCTGCTATGCAGGCTACTTTGGATGCTGCAGCATTAACTCTTATGAACCAAAGAGGGCAGATTAAAGATTGTATAGTCGATGGTCCTCTTGCTCTGGACAATGCAATTTCTTTTGAAGCAGCTGAACATAAGGGAATTAAAAGCAAAGTTGCCGGACAGGCAGATATTTTATTGGTGCCGACTATAGAAGTTGGGAATGCTTTATATAAATCACTTGTCTACTTTGCAAAAGCAAAAGTAGGAGCCGTTATCGCAGGGGCGACAGCGCCAATCGTTCTTACTTCAAGGGCTGATTCGGCCGAAAGCAAGGTTTATTCATTGGCATTAGCGATATGCTCAGCAAAGTAA
- a CDS encoding alpha-ketoacid dehydrogenase subunit beta — protein MAVISYIDAVTMAIREEMERDPKVFVLGEDVGKKGGVFKATQGLYDKFGEDRVIDTPLAESAIAGVGIGAAMYGMRPIAEMQFADFIMPAVNQIISEAARIRYRSNNDWSCPIVVRAPYGGGVHGALYHSQSVEAVFANQPGLKIVMPSTPYDVKGLLKAAIRDEDPVLFFEHKRAYRLIKGEVPDDDYVLPIGKADVKREGEDITVITYGLCVHFALQAAERLAKDGISAHILDLRTVYPLDKEAIIEAASKTGKVLLLTEDNKEGSIMGEVAAIIAENCLFELDAPIKRLAGPDVPAMPYAPTMEKYFMVNPDKVEKAMRELAEF, from the coding sequence ATGGCTGTAATTTCTTATATCGATGCGGTGACTATGGCAATCCGCGAGGAAATGGAAAGAGATCCAAAGGTATTTGTTTTAGGTGAAGACGTAGGTAAAAAAGGTGGCGTATTTAAAGCGACACAAGGACTATATGACAAATTTGGCGAAGACCGCGTAATTGATACTCCGCTTGCTGAATCAGCGATTGCAGGGGTTGGAATCGGTGCAGCAATGTATGGAATGCGTCCAATTGCAGAAATGCAATTTGCCGACTTCATTATGCCGGCTGTTAACCAGATTATTTCAGAAGCGGCACGCATCCGCTATCGTTCAAATAATGACTGGAGCTGTCCGATTGTAGTACGTGCACCATATGGCGGCGGTGTTCATGGAGCACTTTATCATTCACAGTCCGTCGAAGCTGTATTTGCCAATCAGCCGGGACTTAAGATTGTTATGCCTTCTACCCCTTATGATGTTAAGGGACTATTGAAAGCAGCAATCCGTGATGAGGATCCGGTGCTGTTTTTTGAACATAAGCGCGCATATCGCCTGATAAAAGGTGAGGTTCCTGATGATGATTATGTGCTGCCAATCGGAAAAGCAGATGTAAAACGCGAAGGTGAAGATATCACGGTCATCACTTATGGCCTATGCGTCCATTTTGCTCTTCAAGCTGCTGAAAGACTTGCTAAAGATGGCATTTCAGCGCACATACTGGATTTAAGAACGGTTTATCCGTTAGATAAAGAAGCAATTATTGAAGCTGCTTCTAAAACAGGAAAAGTGCTTCTTCTAACTGAGGATAATAAAGAAGGCAGTATCATGGGCGAAGTTGCTGCGATTATTGCAGAGAACTGCCTGTTTGAGCTGGATGCACCGATCAAACGCCTTGCAGGTCCTGATGTGCCAGCAATGCCTTACGCTCCAACTATGGAGAAATACTTTATGGTTAACCCTGATAAAGTAGAAAAAGCAATGCGTGAATTGGCTGAATTTTAA
- the bcd gene encoding branched-chain amino acid dehydrogenase → MEIFKYLETYDYEQVVFCQDKQSGLKAIIAIHDTTLGPALGGTRMWTYESEEAAIEDALRLARGMTYKNAAAGLNLGGGKTVIIGDPRKDKNEEMFRAFGRYIQGLNGRYITAEDVGTTVADMDLIHEETDYVTGISPAFGSSGNPSPVTAYGVYRGMKAAAKAAFGTDSLEGKTIAVQGVGNVAFNLCRHLHEEGAQLIVTDINKEAVQRAVEEFGAKAVEPNEIYGVECDIYAPCALGATVNDDTIPQLKAKVIAGAANNQLKETRHGDLIHEMGIVYAPDYVINAGGVINVADELYGYNRERAMKKVETVYNNIEKVIDIAKRDGIPTYKAADRMVEERIERMRNSRGQFLQNGHHILSRR, encoded by the coding sequence ATGGAAATCTTCAAATACTTAGAAACTTACGATTACGAACAAGTGGTGTTTTGCCAGGACAAACAATCAGGCTTAAAAGCTATAATTGCTATTCATGACACTACTTTAGGTCCTGCGCTTGGCGGTACTCGCATGTGGACTTATGAATCTGAAGAGGCAGCTATTGAGGATGCATTGCGCCTTGCACGCGGCATGACTTATAAGAATGCAGCAGCAGGCTTAAACCTTGGTGGCGGTAAAACAGTTATTATCGGCGATCCGCGCAAAGACAAAAACGAAGAGATGTTCCGTGCTTTCGGACGTTACATCCAAGGATTAAATGGACGTTATATTACTGCAGAGGACGTAGGCACTACTGTAGCTGATATGGATCTGATCCATGAGGAAACAGATTATGTAACAGGTATTTCACCTGCCTTCGGTTCTTCAGGCAACCCTTCACCAGTTACAGCTTATGGCGTATACAGAGGAATGAAGGCAGCAGCAAAGGCTGCATTCGGAACTGACTCTTTAGAAGGCAAAACAATTGCCGTTCAGGGTGTTGGAAACGTAGCGTTCAATCTTTGCCGTCATCTGCATGAAGAAGGTGCACAGCTAATTGTAACAGATATTAATAAAGAAGCAGTTCAGCGTGCAGTTGAAGAGTTCGGTGCTAAAGCTGTTGAACCAAATGAAATTTATGGTGTTGAATGTGATATTTATGCACCATGTGCTTTAGGTGCAACAGTTAATGATGATACAATTCCACAGCTGAAAGCAAAAGTAATTGCTGGTGCTGCAAACAATCAGCTTAAAGAAACCCGCCATGGTGATTTAATTCATGAGATGGGCATTGTTTATGCACCTGATTATGTAATTAATGCAGGCGGAGTTATCAATGTTGCAGATGAGCTGTACGGATACAACCGTGAACGTGCAATGAAAAAAGTTGAAACTGTATACAACAATATTGAAAAAGTTATTGATATTGCTAAAAGGGATGGAATTCCAACATATAAAGCGGCTGACCGCATGGTTGAGGAAAGAATTGAAAGAATGCGTAATTCGCGCGGACAGTTCCTCCAAAACGGCCACCATATCCTTAGCCGCAGATAG
- a CDS encoding thiamine pyrophosphate-dependent dehydrogenase E1 component subunit alpha has translation MAENRHKDLGLSDEKVLEMYETMLLARRLDERMWLLNRAGKIPFVISCQGQEAAQVGAAFALDREKDYVLPYYRDMGVVLTFGMTARELMLSGFAKAEDPNSGGRQMPGHFGQKKNRIVTGSSPVTTQVPHAVGVALGGKLEGKDLVTFVTFGEGSSNQGDFHEGANFAGVHKLPVIFMCENNKYAISVPIEKQLACENVSDRAIGYGMPGITVDGNDPLEVYKAVKEAADRGRRGEGPTLVETVSYRLTPHSSDDDDRSYRAPDEVAEAKTKDPIITFGAYLKENGVMDDAIEKEINDRVMKLVNEATDYAENAPYAEAESALKHVYAEQ, from the coding sequence ATGGCTGAAAACCGTCATAAAGATTTAGGTTTAAGTGATGAGAAAGTTCTTGAAATGTATGAGACGATGCTATTAGCCCGCCGTCTTGATGAGCGCATGTGGCTTTTGAACCGTGCTGGAAAAATTCCGTTCGTTATTTCATGCCAGGGGCAGGAAGCTGCGCAGGTAGGTGCCGCATTTGCTCTTGATCGCGAGAAAGATTATGTTCTACCATATTATCGTGACATGGGTGTTGTTTTAACATTTGGCATGACCGCAAGGGAATTAATGCTGTCAGGGTTTGCTAAAGCGGAAGACCCAAACTCAGGCGGACGCCAAATGCCTGGACACTTCGGCCAAAAGAAAAACCGGATCGTGACAGGGTCTTCTCCTGTTACTACACAGGTGCCTCATGCTGTTGGTGTCGCCCTCGGCGGAAAGCTTGAAGGGAAGGACCTGGTTACTTTTGTAACATTCGGTGAAGGCTCTTCTAACCAGGGAGATTTCCATGAAGGTGCGAACTTTGCAGGTGTTCATAAACTTCCTGTTATCTTTATGTGTGAAAATAATAAATATGCAATCTCTGTTCCGATTGAAAAGCAGCTTGCTTGCGAAAATGTGTCTGACAGAGCTATTGGCTATGGTATGCCAGGTATAACAGTTGACGGAAACGATCCGCTTGAAGTTTATAAAGCTGTGAAAGAAGCAGCAGACAGAGGCCGCCGCGGAGAAGGTCCGACATTAGTCGAAACCGTTTCATACCGTTTAACACCACACTCATCTGATGATGATGACCGAAGCTACCGTGCTCCTGATGAAGTGGCTGAAGCAAAAACTAAAGATCCGATTATTACTTTTGGGGCCTACCTGAAAGAAAATGGCGTTATGGACGATGCGATTGAAAAGGAAATCAATGATCGGGTTATGAAACTGGTAAACGAAGCAACTGATTATGCTGAAAACGCTCCATATGCAGAAGCGGAATCTGCTTTAAAGCATGTATATGCTGAACAGTAA
- a CDS encoding DUF2627 domain-containing protein, with product MIRLIALLILLLPGILAVYGIKLMRDMVFGILQSPFPYLWLQFVSGFLFLIIGLGFIAGFILYRDRKRNKVQDRFKSK from the coding sequence ATGATAAGACTAATTGCTTTATTAATTTTACTCCTGCCGGGCATATTGGCTGTGTATGGGATAAAATTAATGAGAGATATGGTCTTTGGCATCCTGCAAAGCCCATTTCCCTATTTATGGCTTCAATTTGTGTCAGGTTTCCTTTTCTTGATTATAGGGCTTGGCTTCATCGCAGGATTTATTCTTTATCGTGACCGAAAAAGAAACAAAGTCCAGGATCGTTTTAAATCTAAATAA
- a CDS encoding sigma 54-interacting transcriptional regulator, which translates to MQTVMIVGAGKGGTAILKIIKETAVLDVKAMVDIDPDAEGLLLANESGIPTGADWRQFMKQDIDIIIEVTGNEQVFIDIREARSKNTVLIPGSVAFLIAKLLEEKEELISKFRNETYKHDLIFNSTDDGMIVINNQTEIIVFNRSAERMTGIKRKDALGKKINEIITDSMLPRVMATRRIEANQEMTLANGLKIITTRIPMLGENNELMGAFAVFKDITEVVSLAEEITNLKDIQTMLQAIIQSSEEAISVVDENGKGILINPAYSRLTGLEEEKVIGKPATADISEGESVHMKVLQTRRAMRGVAMRVGPKRKDVIVNVAPVIVDGKLKGSVGVIHDVSEIQNLNRELNRARQIIRTLEAKYSFEDIIGTSEEMTIAIEQARLGAKTPATVLLRGESGTGKELFAHAIHNASDRKYNKFIRVNCAALSESLLESELFGYEEGAFSGAKRGGKRGLFEEADKGSIFLDEIGELTANTQAKLLRVLQEHEITRVGGTKPITIDVRIIAATNVNLEKGIADGTFREDLYYRLNRMPIHIPSLRRRKEDIPLLCSRLIQKINQEYGRNVEGVTEEAVDKLMAYNWPGNVRELDNILGRAIIFMNYSETKIEERHIPDLGANNPSPNIEASEEAQNKSLTQMIEQYEARVIRQTLQKLDGNKTRTAKMLGLSVRNLYYKLEKFEIAKPGMQ; encoded by the coding sequence ATGCAAACAGTGATGATTGTCGGTGCAGGAAAAGGCGGTACCGCCATCCTGAAAATAATAAAAGAAACGGCAGTTTTGGATGTAAAAGCCATGGTGGATATCGACCCTGATGCCGAAGGACTTCTGCTTGCCAACGAAAGCGGCATCCCAACCGGCGCTGATTGGCGACAGTTTATGAAACAAGATATTGACATCATTATTGAAGTTACCGGAAATGAGCAAGTGTTTATCGACATTAGGGAAGCCAGAAGCAAAAATACAGTTCTAATACCTGGAAGTGTAGCCTTTTTAATCGCGAAATTACTTGAGGAAAAGGAAGAGCTGATTTCGAAATTCAGAAATGAAACATATAAGCATGACTTGATTTTTAATTCGACCGATGACGGAATGATTGTAATAAATAACCAAACTGAAATTATAGTCTTTAATCGCAGTGCTGAGAGAATGACAGGAATAAAGAGGAAAGATGCTTTAGGGAAAAAAATTAATGAAATCATTACCGACAGCATGCTTCCCAGAGTTATGGCGACAAGGAGAATTGAAGCGAATCAGGAAATGACTTTGGCTAATGGCCTGAAGATTATTACGACAAGAATCCCTATGCTCGGTGAAAATAATGAATTAATGGGTGCCTTTGCCGTTTTTAAGGATATTACAGAAGTTGTTTCACTTGCGGAAGAAATAACGAACTTGAAAGACATACAGACGATGCTTCAGGCAATTATTCAATCAAGTGAGGAGGCCATCTCCGTTGTTGATGAAAATGGGAAAGGGATTTTGATCAATCCGGCATACTCCAGGCTTACAGGTCTGGAGGAGGAAAAGGTAATCGGAAAGCCTGCTACAGCAGATATATCAGAAGGTGAAAGCGTTCATATGAAGGTCCTTCAAACGCGAAGAGCGATGAGAGGTGTGGCCATGAGGGTCGGTCCAAAGAGAAAGGATGTAATTGTAAATGTTGCGCCTGTTATTGTTGATGGGAAATTAAAAGGGAGTGTTGGTGTTATACACGACGTCTCGGAAATTCAAAATCTGAACCGTGAATTAAACCGGGCCAGACAGATTATTCGTACACTGGAAGCGAAGTATTCATTCGAGGATATAATTGGAACATCTGAAGAGATGACCATTGCAATCGAACAGGCAAGACTTGGAGCTAAAACTCCTGCCACAGTTTTGCTGAGAGGAGAGTCCGGGACTGGTAAAGAGCTTTTCGCCCACGCTATACATAATGCAAGCGACCGAAAATATAACAAGTTTATCAGGGTAAATTGTGCGGCATTATCAGAATCTCTTTTGGAAAGTGAATTATTCGGTTATGAAGAGGGGGCATTCTCGGGTGCAAAAAGAGGCGGCAAAAGAGGTTTATTTGAGGAAGCTGATAAAGGCAGTATTTTTCTTGATGAAATTGGCGAGCTGACAGCTAACACTCAGGCAAAGCTGCTCAGGGTTCTTCAGGAACATGAAATTACAAGAGTGGGAGGGACTAAGCCTATTACAATTGATGTTCGGATAATTGCCGCGACCAATGTCAATTTAGAAAAAGGAATTGCAGATGGCACCTTTAGGGAAGACTTATACTACAGGCTGAATAGAATGCCCATACATATTCCTTCATTAAGACGCAGGAAGGAGGATATTCCTTTGCTGTGCAGCAGACTTATTCAAAAGATAAACCAGGAATATGGGCGGAATGTAGAAGGTGTGACAGAAGAAGCTGTTGATAAGCTGATGGCCTATAATTGGCCGGGGAATGTGAGGGAACTTGATAATATCTTGGGCAGAGCCATCATTTTTATGAATTACAGCGAAACGAAAATAGAAGAACGGCATATTCCTGATCTGGGTGCCAATAATCCGTCACCCAATATTGAAGCTAGTGAAGAAGCGCAAAATAAATCATTAACGCAAATGATTGAGCAGTATGAGGCAAGGGTGATCAGGCAAACTCTTCAAAAGCTGGATGGAAATAAGACCAGGACAGCTAAAATGCTTGGACTCTCAGTCAGGAATCTTTACTACAAATTGGAGAAATTTGAAATTGCAAAACCTGGCATGCAATAA
- the lpdA gene encoding dihydrolipoyl dehydrogenase yields the protein MAQEYDLVILGGGTGGYVAAIRASQLGLKTAIVEKGKLGGTCLHKGCIPSKALLRSAEVFATAKHSEDFGVITSDVSINFGKVQERKNKIVDQLHKGVQHLMKQGKIDVFEGTGRILGPSIFSPMPGTISVEMNNGDENKMLIPKNVIVATGSRPRTLPGLDIDGQLVMTSDEALALEEVPNSIIIVGGGVIGIEWASMLSDFGADVTVIEYADRIIPTEDKEISKEMQRLMKKKGVKIVTGAKVLPETLQKGEGVTISAEVKGSQKEFSAEKLLVSVGRQANTEGIGIENTDIQIEKGFISANEYFQTKESHIYAIGDVIGGLQLAHVASHEGIVAVEHIAGQNPSPIDYSLVSKCIYSSPEAASVGLTEDEAKEKGHNVKTGKFSFRAIGKALVFGESDGFVKIVADKDSDDILGVHMIGPHVTDMISEAGLARVLDATPWEVAHTIHPHPTLSEAIGEAALAVDGKAIHG from the coding sequence TTGGCACAGGAATATGATTTGGTGATTTTAGGCGGAGGCACAGGCGGTTATGTAGCAGCCATCCGTGCTTCACAGCTTGGTTTAAAAACGGCAATCGTTGAAAAAGGAAAACTTGGAGGGACTTGCCTTCATAAAGGCTGCATACCAAGCAAGGCATTATTAAGAAGTGCTGAAGTGTTTGCAACTGCAAAGCACAGTGAAGATTTTGGCGTAATCACAAGTGATGTATCAATCAATTTTGGTAAGGTGCAGGAACGAAAAAACAAAATCGTTGATCAGCTTCATAAAGGTGTTCAGCACTTGATGAAGCAAGGTAAGATTGATGTTTTTGAAGGCACAGGCCGCATTCTTGGACCTTCTATTTTCTCTCCAATGCCAGGGACAATTTCTGTTGAAATGAACAATGGGGACGAAAATAAAATGCTGATCCCTAAAAATGTGATTGTAGCAACTGGATCTCGCCCCCGTACCCTGCCAGGATTGGACATTGATGGACAACTTGTCATGACTTCTGATGAGGCATTAGCTTTGGAAGAAGTGCCAAACTCCATTATCATTGTTGGCGGCGGAGTCATCGGCATCGAATGGGCATCCATGTTATCAGACTTTGGGGCTGATGTAACAGTGATTGAATATGCTGACCGCATTATACCTACAGAAGACAAAGAAATTTCAAAGGAAATGCAGCGCCTTATGAAGAAAAAAGGAGTCAAAATTGTTACTGGAGCAAAGGTTCTTCCTGAAACCCTTCAGAAAGGTGAAGGAGTAACGATTTCAGCTGAAGTGAAAGGTTCCCAAAAGGAATTTTCCGCTGAGAAATTGCTTGTTTCTGTGGGCCGTCAGGCAAATACAGAAGGAATCGGCATTGAAAATACGGATATTCAAATTGAAAAGGGATTTATTTCCGCAAATGAATACTTCCAGACAAAGGAATCTCATATCTATGCGATTGGCGATGTCATTGGCGGTCTTCAGCTGGCACATGTTGCTTCTCATGAGGGAATTGTTGCAGTGGAGCACATTGCAGGCCAGAATCCTTCTCCAATTGACTACAGCCTGGTTTCTAAATGCATTTACAGTTCACCGGAAGCGGCAAGTGTAGGATTAACAGAGGATGAAGCAAAGGAAAAAGGCCATAATGTAAAAACTGGCAAATTCTCATTCCGTGCAATCGGAAAGGCGCTTGTATTCGGTGAATCTGACGGGTTTGTAAAAATTGTGGCAGATAAAGATTCCGATGATATTCTTGGTGTCCATATGATCGGCCCGCATGTAACAGATATGATTTCAGAAGCAGGCCTTGCACGCGTTCTTGATGCAACTCCATGGGAAGTAGCACATACTATCCACCCGCATCCGACGTTATCTGAAGCAATCGGTGAAGCTGCCCTTGCTGTAGATGGAAAAGCAATCCACGGATAA